One genomic segment of Helianthus annuus cultivar XRQ/B chromosome 14, HanXRQr2.0-SUNRISE, whole genome shotgun sequence includes these proteins:
- the LOC118486586 gene encoding uncharacterized protein LOC118486586, translating into MSNERKKWNASWAKQNDILFHARQELTNAKAANATLSQEKAAAEAVSVKALQVKADALKALAEAKEAGARASKALEEAAEKESRSSKALEEVNAERIRLDKVVSSLQAEVQARAVAVTDLTARVSDAEKRADAAAEAKNVLVSSFNQLEADHCRGYHECS; encoded by the exons atgtccaatgagcgcaagaagtggaatgcatcgtgggctaagcagaatgacattctgtttcatgctcggcaggagCTGACCAATGCTAAGGCAGCGAATGCTACCTTGAGCcaggagaaggctgcggctgaggccgTTTCTGTGAAAGCGCTGCAGGTGAAGGCCGACGCCCTGAAGGCGCTTGcagaggccaaagaagccggggctcgtgcctcaaaggcccttgaagaggccgcgGAGAAGGAGAGCCGTTCTTCCAAGGCTCTGGAAGAGgtgaatgcggagcgcattcgtttggataaggttgtttccagccttcag gctgaggttcaggcccgggcggttgcggttacggaccttactgcccgcgtgtctgaTGCGGAGAAGCGAGCCGACGCTGCCGCTGAGGCCAAGAATgtcttggtgtcctcttttaaccagctggaagctgacc attgtcgaGGCTATCATGAATGCTCCTGA